One genomic region from Aquipuribacter sp. SD81 encodes:
- a CDS encoding AAA family ATPase encodes MRRPTIEQLAADLGATDPVPTDDGLRALCPACMTGAALTITTPVPGTGATLSCASGCHLGDIAEARGLTQARLDAFLESATTRDAPAAASNLAAGLLDRHDLSSLPAAEPLIADTLDRRTVAFLAGAPGSYKTFTALAWACSIATGTAWLGRQAEPGKVLYVAAEGTGGLDARVTAWERHNGMTVPAGKLTVFPDALPLADPEVLEGVCRLAAAEDYDLVVVDTLARAAHGLVEESSKDMGLLMDAAHRVRRATTRGTVLFLHHSSKSGATLRGSSALEGASDTVWTSTRKGRGVLLRCVRAKDRDFDADVFDLAPNASGDSIVLALRDDTEQDKTPGGLREETLTVWRDLDQTFGAARQTFSRSEAFRAVREAARDDATGLSDATLRRRLNDLLELGTVVRVAAPSGSRADRFTLARDTAERHGLPLHNVMRDDGDTFLDAVTAPAA; translated from the coding sequence GTGCGACGCCCCACCATCGAGCAACTGGCCGCCGACCTCGGCGCCACCGACCCTGTCCCCACCGACGACGGCCTCCGCGCCCTCTGCCCCGCGTGCATGACCGGCGCAGCCCTCACGATCACCACTCCTGTCCCCGGAACGGGCGCGACCCTGTCGTGTGCGTCCGGATGCCACCTCGGCGACATCGCGGAGGCACGAGGCCTCACCCAGGCACGCCTCGACGCGTTCCTTGAGAGCGCCACGACCCGCGACGCCCCGGCCGCTGCAAGTAACCTCGCCGCCGGCCTCCTGGACCGGCACGACCTGTCCAGCCTCCCGGCCGCTGAGCCGCTCATCGCCGACACGCTCGACCGTCGCACCGTCGCCTTCCTCGCCGGCGCACCCGGCTCCTACAAGACCTTCACCGCGCTCGCGTGGGCGTGCTCCATCGCCACGGGCACCGCGTGGCTGGGACGCCAGGCCGAGCCCGGCAAGGTGCTCTATGTCGCAGCAGAGGGCACAGGTGGCCTCGACGCCCGCGTGACCGCTTGGGAGCGGCACAACGGGATGACAGTCCCCGCCGGGAAGCTCACTGTCTTCCCGGACGCCTTACCGCTGGCAGACCCTGAGGTCCTGGAGGGCGTGTGCCGTCTCGCCGCCGCGGAGGACTACGACCTCGTGGTCGTGGACACCCTCGCCCGAGCCGCCCACGGCCTCGTTGAGGAGAGCTCGAAGGACATGGGCCTCCTCATGGACGCTGCGCACCGCGTCCGCCGAGCGACAACCCGCGGCACCGTCCTCTTCCTCCACCACTCCTCCAAGAGCGGCGCCACCCTTCGCGGGTCCTCTGCGCTCGAGGGCGCCAGCGACACCGTCTGGACGTCCACCCGCAAGGGCCGCGGCGTGCTGCTCCGGTGCGTCCGCGCCAAGGACCGCGACTTCGACGCCGACGTCTTCGACCTGGCACCGAACGCGTCCGGTGACTCCATCGTCCTCGCCCTCCGCGACGACACCGAGCAGGACAAGACCCCTGGCGGTCTCCGCGAGGAGACGCTCACCGTCTGGCGGGACCTCGACCAGACCTTCGGCGCCGCCCGGCAGACCTTCTCGAGAAGCGAGGCCTTCCGAGCGGTCCGTGAGGCCGCGCGGGACGACGCCACGGGCCTCTCCGACGCGACGCTCCGCCGGCGTCTCAACGACCTTCTCGAGCTCGGCACGGTCGTCCGCGTCGCGGCACCCTCCGGCTCCCGCGCCGACCGCTTCACCTTGGCCCGCGACACCGCAGAGCGTCACGGCCTGCCGCTGCACAACGTCATGCGCGACGACGGCGACACGTTCCTCGACGCCGTCACCGCGCCGGCCGCCTGA